In Thermodesulfobium sp. 4217-1, the following proteins share a genomic window:
- a CDS encoding efflux RND transporter periplasmic adaptor subunit encodes MMKNILKRKVLLASLLIGVLVVAGLVFALLNKKPMPIHQPVSVKTMKVVVKDTDVYQDYVGQVEAVNDIEVRSKVSGNIVEKFIKGGEIVKAGQPLFQIDKRTYVAAVSNAKAQLAQAIANYDNAKLDADRYKALAAQDAVSQQTSDTATSVALQDYQIVEAMRANLKQAEDNLSDTLIVAPFSGKLGVGDDLSLGAFVTAGQTVMCTLSSPDPMYVLFSISENDYLNMVKNGIDPMNSDVGKNVVLTLSNGTTYKYHGKIAEINRGLTQNTGTLSIKALFPNPDNVLVPGMFANVVLKEGNLKNAILIPQMAVQQVLDKTFVTIVDSDNKAQMVPVKMGPRVGSFWVVEEGLKPGDNVIVEGSQKAPTGTVVKPTEITPESLGLK; translated from the coding sequence ATGATGAAAAATATTTTAAAAAGAAAAGTTTTACTTGCATCATTATTGATAGGTGTTTTAGTAGTTGCAGGCTTAGTTTTTGCTCTGCTTAACAAGAAACCCATGCCCATACATCAGCCTGTATCAGTTAAGACTATGAAGGTGGTAGTTAAGGACACTGACGTTTATCAGGATTATGTGGGTCAGGTGGAAGCTGTAAATGATATCGAAGTTAGGTCTAAAGTATCTGGCAACATCGTAGAGAAATTCATAAAAGGTGGAGAGATAGTAAAAGCTGGTCAACCACTCTTTCAAATTGATAAAAGAACCTATGTAGCTGCTGTTTCTAATGCTAAAGCACAGTTAGCTCAAGCAATTGCAAATTATGACAATGCAAAACTTGATGCAGATAGATATAAAGCTCTTGCTGCTCAGGATGCTGTTTCTCAGCAGACTTCTGATACTGCTACTTCGGTAGCATTACAAGACTATCAGATTGTGGAGGCGATGAGGGCAAACCTAAAACAGGCAGAAGATAATCTAAGTGATACTTTGATAGTAGCACCCTTTAGCGGGAAGCTTGGTGTGGGAGACGATCTGAGTCTGGGCGCGTTTGTGACTGCTGGTCAGACTGTAATGTGCACTTTGTCATCTCCAGATCCGATGTACGTTTTGTTCAGCATATCTGAGAACGACTATTTAAATATGGTTAAGAATGGCATTGATCCTATGAACAGTGATGTTGGGAAAAACGTCGTGCTAACTCTTTCTAATGGCACTACCTATAAGTATCACGGAAAGATAGCTGAGATAAACAGAGGGCTAACTCAAAATACAGGCACTCTCTCAATTAAGGCTCTTTTCCCCAATCCTGACAATGTTCTTGTGCCAGGAATGTTTGCCAATGTGGTTCTTAAAGAAGGCAATTTAAAAAATGCTATACTTATTCCTCAAATGGCAGTTCAGCAGGTCTTGGACAAAACCTTTGTTACTATTGTAGATAGCGATAATAAAGCGCAAATGGTGCCAGTTAAAATGGGTCCAAGAGTTGGATCTTTTTGGGTTGTAGAAGAGGGGTTGAAACCTGGTGACAACGTCATAGTCGAAGGGTCCCAAAAGGCGCCTACTGGAACGGTAGTCAAGCCGACAGAAATAACTCCTGAGTCACTGGGCTTAAAGTAA
- a CDS encoding multidrug efflux RND transporter permease subunit — protein MAQFFIKNPIFAIVVSLIIVLLGLLAMTNLPIAVYPQITPPQVNVIASYPGANAETVEQTVAQQMEDQVNGVEGMVSMLSTSTDAGSYTLNVQFELGKDPDMATVQTQNRVGQASPLLPNAVVQYGINTMKVTPQNVLVFSLYSPKGTYDSTFLANYGNINIVHQLQRVKGVGQVNMFGSPFGMRIWLNPEKMAQLGITTTDVYNAIQEQNLQAASGTIGQMPTASNQAFQYTTRVKGRLSTPQEFDNVIIRANPDGSIVRLRDIAKIDMGGRFYTYSSTMNNYNAAAFGVQLTPDADALKTVDECKAIIAKAEKSFPPDMKSEIIVDNTLFIRESLKEVLITLFEALLLVMAVIFIFLQSWKATLIPMLAVPVSLIGTFATFLVFGFSINTLTLFAMVLAIGLVVDDAIVVIEAVEHHIRYDNMKPFEAAQKAMKEVSGAIVAIAFVLSSVFIPVAFFGGTMGVLYKQFALTITVSMILSVIVALSLTPTLCARMLTPYDPTKHKGLLAKFFDKFNDIFEKMISEYSKIVFKFVRKVKWGLLFILLLTAVTFFIISQLPTSFVPDEDQGYLITAVSLPEGTSLNVTSNEMNNIGEVIRKIPGVYAVTCISGINFLTFAADSSTGIVFIRLKPWDERTTDQTSASGIIKQIFIKSGQFPNATILPLLPSSLPGIGTRGGFTMMLEDRSGTTSNQDLGNISKEFIQEAKKMPAIGTIYSTYNANAPGYTYNIDRDKVKKLGIPLDDVFNAMQAFYGGIEINDINLYGETYKVTMQALPQFRKSPDDIKYFFVKNSSGQMVPLSTLATAKLTNGPSVIQRFDGYKTIQIGGNPAAGYSSGQAMQALVDTAQKVLPRSFSYGWSDLSLEEQKSGQKAPVLFALAIIFAFLCLAALYESWFVPISVVLSVPTAVFGAAFFQYARHLNNNVYMQIGLVMLIGLAAKNAILIIQFSRQREEAGMSQIEAVVEAAKVRLRPILMTSFAFIFGCLPLAIATGAGSGARIAMGTSVVGGMFTGTFIGVFIIPVLYVAVERVAYKIFKKR, from the coding sequence ATGGCACAATTTTTTATTAAAAACCCAATTTTTGCCATAGTAGTCTCGCTGATTATTGTATTATTAGGGCTTCTTGCAATGACAAACCTACCTATCGCTGTCTATCCTCAAATTACACCTCCTCAGGTGAACGTCATAGCAAGCTATCCTGGTGCTAATGCTGAGACTGTAGAACAAACTGTAGCTCAGCAAATGGAGGACCAAGTAAACGGCGTAGAGGGCATGGTTTCAATGCTATCAACAAGTACTGATGCAGGGAGCTATACGTTAAACGTTCAGTTTGAGCTTGGTAAAGACCCAGACATGGCAACAGTCCAAACACAAAATAGGGTAGGGCAGGCATCTCCTCTCTTGCCAAATGCAGTTGTCCAATATGGAATAAACACGATGAAAGTAACTCCTCAAAACGTTCTTGTGTTTTCACTTTACTCTCCTAAGGGCACGTATGATTCTACCTTTCTTGCAAATTATGGAAATATTAACATAGTTCATCAATTGCAAAGGGTTAAGGGCGTCGGTCAGGTAAATATGTTTGGATCTCCTTTTGGTATGAGGATATGGCTAAACCCTGAGAAGATGGCTCAATTGGGCATTACAACAACTGATGTATATAATGCAATTCAGGAACAAAACTTACAGGCAGCATCAGGTACTATAGGCCAGATGCCTACAGCATCCAATCAAGCATTTCAATACACCACAAGGGTAAAAGGCAGGTTAAGTACCCCCCAAGAATTTGATAATGTAATCATCAGAGCAAATCCCGATGGTTCTATCGTGAGGCTTAGGGATATTGCAAAAATTGATATGGGTGGAAGGTTTTATACATATAGTTCAACTATGAATAACTATAATGCTGCTGCTTTCGGTGTGCAGCTAACTCCTGATGCTGATGCCTTGAAAACTGTAGATGAATGCAAAGCAATCATAGCAAAAGCTGAGAAGAGTTTCCCGCCTGATATGAAATCAGAAATTATAGTAGACAATACGCTTTTTATAAGAGAGTCTTTAAAAGAGGTTTTGATAACCTTATTTGAAGCCTTGCTTTTGGTTATGGCAGTAATTTTTATCTTTTTACAGTCGTGGAAAGCGACTCTTATACCAATGCTTGCAGTGCCAGTGTCGTTGATAGGTACGTTTGCCACATTTCTTGTTTTTGGATTTTCTATAAATACCCTTACACTTTTTGCTATGGTTTTAGCAATAGGTTTGGTAGTTGATGACGCGATTGTCGTTATTGAGGCAGTAGAGCATCACATTCGATATGACAATATGAAACCTTTTGAGGCGGCGCAGAAAGCTATGAAAGAAGTCTCTGGTGCAATAGTCGCTATCGCATTTGTCTTGTCTTCTGTTTTTATTCCTGTTGCCTTTTTTGGTGGAACTATGGGAGTATTGTACAAGCAATTTGCGTTAACCATTACCGTTTCTATGATACTTTCTGTAATAGTAGCTCTTTCTCTTACGCCTACTTTATGTGCAAGAATGCTCACACCTTATGATCCAACAAAACATAAGGGATTGTTAGCCAAATTTTTCGATAAATTTAACGATATTTTCGAAAAAATGATTTCTGAATATTCTAAGATTGTTTTTAAATTTGTTAGAAAAGTAAAATGGGGACTGCTGTTTATTTTATTATTGACAGCTGTTACTTTTTTCATTATATCTCAACTTCCAACCTCATTTGTGCCAGATGAAGATCAGGGGTATCTAATTACTGCGGTTTCTCTGCCAGAGGGCACAAGCTTGAATGTCACCTCTAATGAAATGAATAATATTGGTGAGGTAATAAGAAAAATTCCAGGTGTATATGCTGTAACATGTATTAGCGGTATCAACTTTTTAACATTCGCTGCAGATTCAAGTACTGGAATAGTATTTATAAGACTTAAGCCCTGGGATGAAAGAACAACTGATCAGACTTCTGCCTCAGGCATTATAAAACAGATATTTATTAAATCAGGACAATTTCCAAACGCAACAATATTACCTTTGCTGCCTTCTTCATTGCCAGGAATTGGTACAAGGGGAGGCTTTACAATGATGCTTGAAGATAGAAGTGGGACTACAAGTAATCAAGATTTGGGCAATATATCTAAAGAATTCATTCAGGAAGCCAAAAAAATGCCAGCTATCGGAACGATTTATTCCACTTATAACGCTAATGCACCTGGTTACACATATAATATAGATAGGGATAAGGTAAAAAAACTGGGCATTCCTCTTGATGACGTTTTTAATGCAATGCAAGCATTCTATGGTGGTATTGAGATAAATGATATAAATCTTTATGGAGAAACCTATAAAGTTACAATGCAAGCTTTACCGCAATTTAGGAAGAGTCCTGATGACATAAAATATTTCTTTGTAAAAAACTCAAGCGGCCAAATGGTTCCGCTAAGCACTCTTGCTACCGCAAAACTTACAAATGGTCCTTCAGTAATACAAAGATTTGATGGCTACAAAACAATTCAAATCGGAGGTAACCCTGCTGCAGGATATAGTTCTGGCCAGGCTATGCAAGCACTGGTGGATACTGCTCAGAAAGTTTTGCCAAGATCTTTTTCTTATGGTTGGTCAGACTTAAGCTTGGAAGAGCAAAAATCAGGTCAAAAAGCGCCTGTACTGTTTGCACTCGCTATTATTTTTGCATTCTTATGTCTTGCAGCTCTTTATGAGAGTTGGTTTGTGCCAATTAGCGTGGTATTATCTGTTCCTACTGCAGTCTTTGGCGCTGCCTTTTTCCAATATGCCAGACACCTTAACAACAACGTTTATATGCAAATTGGCCTTGTTATGCTTATAGGTCTTGCTGCCAAAAATGCTATCTTGATAATCCAGTTTTCAAGACAGAGAGAAGAAGCTGGCATGAGTCAGATCGAAGCTGTGGTAGAGGCTGCAAAAGTCAGGCTTAGGCCAATTCTTATGACGTCATTTGCGTTTATATTTGGTTGTCTGCCTTTGGCAATAGCAACTGGTGCAGGCTCAGGCGCAAGAATTGCTATGGGCACATCGGTAGTTGGCGGGATGTTCACGGGCACATTTATTGGTGTTTTTATAATACCTGTCCTATACGTTGCAGTTGAAAGGGTTGCTTACAAGATATTTAAGAAGAGATAA